From the Macaca nemestrina isolate mMacNem1 chromosome 7, mMacNem.hap1, whole genome shotgun sequence genome, the window ATGGTTAACCCAAGGTGAGAACGAGTGAGAGAAGCAAGACATGATGTGCAATCCCAGAACTGCCTGGCCTAACTTCTGTGCTCTTGTGCTCCTAACCACGGACTCTTCTGTGGTTGTATGTGAAGCTGCTAAAACAAAGCTTGGAGTGAAAAGCAGAAGGCCAAGTAAAAGCTTTAAGATGGGGAGGATTAGATGGAAATTTGATTTCATGTTTTTCAAGCTAAAGAGAGGACTTGGGCTGCTCGGgtgaacacacacacagctctcaGGATATGCTCCCTTTACTTGACTCTCTATCCCACTCCCAGACTATCTGATGCAGGAAGCTACAGGCTCAGCCCTGAGCTCAGGTCATTCTGATTATCAAACCTAAGATGTGAAGTTAGTGGTGGGGGTCAGGACTCTCAGCTCTATTATTTTAGTTTCCTGCCCCTGTATCACTCATTCAGGTGCATGAAAACTCACCTTTTAATTAAACACTGGTGGAAGTCATCACAAAACtagggcatgatggctcatgcctgtaatcccagcactttgggaggccaaggtgggcagatcgcttgaggccaggagttcgagaccagcctggccaacatggtgaaacccagtctctaccagaaatacaaaaattagctgggcatgatgatgtgcacctgtagtccctgctagtgaggaggctgaggcatggaaatcacttgaacctgagaggtggaggttgcagtgagcagagattatgccactgcactccaacctgggcaatagagtgagactgtctcaaaaaaatcataacaaaacTAGTCATATAGTGCTTTCTCTACTGAGCAGAAAGACTAATCTTAAGATGATTGCATTATGTTCATTACCAATGACTTTGGAATCTTAgtcctaagaaaataaataagacatgagATATCGCAGAAAGTGTCCAGCTATTTTGGGGATGCAAAAGCATTTATCTTAAATTCAGCCTCCCTGCATTTTTAGTCTTCCATTTGGAGACTGAAGGTCTTTTGCTTCATGGAGGAAGGCTAACAACTGTTCACTGGCATGACTTAACTCTCTACATTGAAGATGATGAAGTGACAGGGAGAAGCAAaagggataatttttttttcagttgataaGAAAACATGATGGCACACATAAATATGAAAGAAGaactcaagaagaaagaaaatatgctgatatggtttggctgcattcccactcatcttgaattataactgtcataattcccatgtgttgtgggaggaacctgctgggaggtgattgaattatgggagcaggtctttcctgATCTGTTCTTCTGAGGGTGAatgaatctcatgagatctgaatgGTTTTagaaacaggagtttccctgcacaagctctctcttctcttgtctgctgccatgtgagatgtgcctttcaccttttgccatgattgtgaggcctccccagccatgtggaactgtaagtccagtaaacctctttctttggtaaattgcccagtctcaggtatgtctttattagcagtgtgaaaatggacaaatatagtaaattggtaccagtagagtggggtgctgctgaaaagatacccgaaaatgtggaagcgactttggaactgggtaacaggcagaggttggaacaatttggagggctcagaagaagacaggaaaatgtgggaaagtttggaattgcCCAGGGACTTGTTGAacggctttgaccaaaatgctgataatgatatggacaatgaaatccaggctgaagtggtctcagatggagatgaggaacttgttgggaactggagcaatgGTGACTCttgtgttttagcaaagagactagcagcattttgcccctgccctagagatttgtggaactttgaacttgagagagataacttagggtatctggtggaagaaatttctaagcagcaaagcatccaagaagtgacttgggtgaagttaaaggcattcagttttataagagaaacagagcataaaagtttggaaattttgcagcCTGACAACGCAATAGAAAAGAacatcccattttctgaggagaaaatcAAGATGGCTgcaaaaatttacataaataacatagagccaaatgttaatccccaagacaatgaggaaaatgtcacCGGGGGATGTCAGAGgttttcacagcagcccctcccatcacaggcctggagacctaggaggaaaagtggttttgtgggtcAGGCTGATGGCCTTGTTGGTTTGTGCAGTCTTGGGACTTGGCGccttgcatcccagctgctccagccatgggtgaaaggggccaacatagagcttgggccatagcttcagagggtggaagcctcaagccttggtagcttccatgtggtgttgagcctgcaggtgcacagaagtcaagaattgaggtttgggaacctctgcttagatttcagaggatatatgaaaatgcctggatggccaggcagaaatttgctgcaggggtgggaccCTCATGGataacctctgctagggcagtgcagaagggaaatatggggtcaaaacccctacacagagtccctactggggcaccacctagtggagctgtgagaagaggaccccAGACCCCAGAACGGTAGGTCCACTGACCGCTTGCACTGTGGACCTGGAAAATCACAGACAATGCCAGCCCATTAAAGTAGCAGGAAGGGGGCTATGCCCTGCAACGCCATGGGGGTGGAGTTGCCCCAAGACCCTGGgaatccacctcttgcatcagcatgagacatggagttaaaagagatcattttggaactttcagatttttctgccctgctggatttcagacttgctgTAGCCCCTTGTTTTGaccaatttatcccatttggaacagctgtatttacccaatgcctgtacctacattgtatctaggaagtaactaccttgattttgattttacaggctcataggtggaagactTGTctagtctcagatgagactttgcactgtggacatttgagttaatgctgaaatgagttaagattttcgGGGACTgatgggaaggcatgattggttttgaaatgtgaggacatgagatttgggaggggccagtggtggaatgatatggtttggctgtgtccccacccaaatttcatcttgaattgtaactcccacaattcccacatgtcatgagagGAACCGGGTGAAAGGTGATTGAATTActggggtgggtctttcctgtactgttcttgtgatagcaaatgagtctcacaggatctgatggttttaaaaacaggagtttccttgcacaagctctcttttctcttgtctgctgccatgtgagatgtgcttttcaccttccgccatgattgtgaggccttcccagccacgtggaactgtaagtccaataaacttcttccttttgtaaattgcccagtcttgggtatgtgtttatcagcagcatgaaaagagaaaaatacagatgCCTTTAAAAACTGTTTTGATGAATTGTCCATTTGATAGAGAGACTCAAAGACAAGCAAGTTTGGTACTTCTTTAatcatattttgatttttaatggaGTATTGGGTAAGAAAGGGTCCAGGGGTGAGTGGAGACCAGGGATATATGTGGGCTTTGTGAGATCTGGATCTTGTATAATTTAGGGGAGgaatttcaacaaaaataatataaatacaaaattagaaatagaGCCTTGGAATAAGCTCATGCAAGTGAAAAATCTTGAGATGATGCTTTATT encodes:
- the LOC139364066 gene encoding uncharacterized protein gives rise to the protein MWKRLWNWVTGRGWNNLEGSEEDRKMWESLELPRDLLNGFDQNADNDMDNEIQAEVVSDGDEELVGNWSNGDSCVLAKRLAAFCPCPRDLWNFELERDNLGYLVEEISKQQSIQEVTWVKLKAFSFIRETEHKSLEILQPDNAIEKNIPFSEEKIKMAAKIYINNIEPNVNPQDNEENVTGGCQRFSQQPLPSQAWRPRRKSGFVGQADGLVGLCSLGTWRLASQLLQPWVKGANIELGP